Genomic window (Mycolicibacterium smegmatis):
AAGGTGGCGTCGCCACCATCGAGGACGTCGACAAGGCCGTGGTGGCCGGGTTGTCGCACCCGATGGGGCCGCTGCGCCTGTCCGATCTGGTAGGGCTCGACACGCTGAAGCTGATCGCCGACAAGATGTTCGACGAGTTCAAGGAGCCCCTGTACGCGGCGCCGCCACTGCTGCTGCGCATGGTCGAGGCCGGCCAGCTCGGCAAGAAAACGGGCAAGGGCTTCTATACCTACTGATCAGCTGCTGATTACGCGGGGGCGGGCCAAGCTGGCACTGAGAGCTTCGCTTGGCTACTCTTCCCAAAGGAAGGCCATCCCGGCTCCATCGAGAGCCTGCGCAAAATGCGCGTCGGCCCGTACAAGTCTTCAGAAGACGAAAAACGCAAAGGGTTATCTGTCGCATGTCAAACGTCGAGTCCGAACTGGCGCCGTACTACGAGGAATCGCAGTCGATCTACGATATTTCGAACGAATTCTTCGCGCTGTTCCTCGGCCCCACCATGGGCTACACCTGCGGTTACTACGAGCGCGAGGACATGACGCTCGACGAGTCGCAGAACGCCAAGTTCGATCTCGCACTCGGCAAGCTGGACCTCAAGCCGGGCATGACCCTGCTCGATGTCGGCTGCGGCTGGGGCGGCGCGCTGGAGCGGGCCGTCACCAAGTACGACGTGAACGTGATCGGCATCACCCTTAGCAAGGCGCAGTCGGACTACGCGCGTGAGCGCCTCGCGAAGATCGAGACCAACCGCAGCGTGGAAGTCCGCCTGCAGGGTTGGGAAGAGTTCAACGAGCCCGTCGACCGCATCGTGTCGATCGGCGCGTTCGAGGCCTTCAAGGCCGAGCGCTACCCGGTGTTCTTCGAGCGTGCGTACAGCATCCTGCCCGACGACGGCCGCATGCTGCTGCACACGATCCTGGCGCACACCCAGAAGTTCTTCCGCGAAAACGGCATCAAGCTGACGATCAGCGACCTGAAGTTCATGAAGTTCATCGGCGAGGAGATCTTCCCGGGCGGTCAGCTTCCCGCGGTCGA
Coding sequences:
- a CDS encoding cyclopropane mycolic acid synthase family methyltransferase, encoding MSNVESELAPYYEESQSIYDISNEFFALFLGPTMGYTCGYYEREDMTLDESQNAKFDLALGKLDLKPGMTLLDVGCGWGGALERAVTKYDVNVIGITLSKAQSDYARERLAKIETNRSVEVRLQGWEEFNEPVDRIVSIGAFEAFKAERYPVFFERAYSILPDDGRMLLHTILAHTQKFFRENGIKLTISDLKFMKFIGEEIFPGGQLPAVEDIEKLAADSGFKLERIHLLQPHYARTLDMWAANLEAKKDEAIAMQGQEVYDRYMKYLTGCADFFRRGITNVGQFTLVK